In a single window of the Serratia quinivorans genome:
- a CDS encoding Uncharacterized ABC transporter ATP-binding protein HI_1470: MAETLLTVRDLSFGWPGQAPLFNRLDLQLQRGEVLAVLGPNGRGKSTLMQLLLGPLPLQQGAVERGSGIGFVPQHFSAPFAYRVLDIVLMGRARYVGLFRTPSAEDHRLAKEALHSLDMLGFADREFGSLSGGQRQLVLIARALAMSCEVLMLDEPTSALDLHHQDRVLSLISQLARERQMAVMFSTHQPNHAHAVADRALLLGAAGQHQIGPCARVLTAESLSPLFDLTIERVALQIDGRQFETLVPVYRSQRERENE, encoded by the coding sequence ATGGCTGAGACGCTATTGACGGTCAGGGATTTGAGCTTTGGCTGGCCCGGTCAGGCCCCGTTGTTTAACCGGTTGGATCTGCAGTTACAGCGCGGTGAGGTGCTGGCGGTGCTTGGCCCCAACGGGCGTGGCAAGAGCACTTTGATGCAGTTGCTGCTCGGCCCCTTACCCCTGCAGCAGGGGGCGGTTGAGCGTGGTAGCGGCATCGGCTTTGTGCCACAGCATTTCAGCGCTCCCTTTGCTTATCGGGTGCTGGATATTGTGCTGATGGGGCGGGCACGTTACGTGGGTCTGTTCCGTACCCCGTCGGCGGAGGATCACCGACTGGCGAAAGAGGCGCTGCATTCGCTGGATATGCTGGGCTTTGCCGATCGCGAATTTGGCAGCCTGTCCGGCGGGCAGCGGCAATTGGTATTAATAGCTCGCGCACTGGCGATGAGTTGCGAAGTGTTGATGCTGGACGAGCCGACCTCGGCATTGGATTTACATCATCAGGACCGGGTGTTGAGCCTGATTTCGCAGCTGGCACGGGAGCGGCAGATGGCGGTGATGTTCTCTACTCATCAGCCCAATCATGCGCATGCGGTGGCCGATCGCGCCCTGTTGTTAGGGGCCGCAGGACAGCATCAGATTGGGCCTTGCGCCAGGGTGCTGACGGCCGAAAGCCTGTCGCCGCTGTTCGATTTAACGATTGAGCGGGTAGCATTGCAAATTGACGGTCGGCAGTTCGAAACCCTGGTGCCGGTGTATCGCAGCCAACGGGAGCGTGAAAATGAGTAA
- a CDS encoding Probable ABC transporter permease protein HI_1471, translating into MRLGWLILLTLLCALLSLGIGRYPVSATHSVMILLEPLTGPHGGIDEVQRQVILGVRVPRVLLAMGVGAALALCGAALQGVFRNPLVDPHIIGVSSGAAFGGTLAILLSLPMVALLLSAFVFGMAALLLIFAITSAIARRNILSLVLAGVILSGFFSACVSLLQYLADTEEKLPSIVFWLLGSFATADDNKLLMLFLPLLLAGGLLMALRWRINLLSLGDEDAAGLGINVERTRWLILTLCAAIVAAQVAVSGSIGWVGLVIPHVARLLVGPDHRRLLPASMCLGALYMVLIDDLARTLSSSEIPLGILTALIGAPLFALLLRRAQLRGWHG; encoded by the coding sequence ATGAGGCTGGGCTGGCTTATCCTGCTGACGTTGCTCTGCGCATTGCTGTCATTGGGCATTGGTCGCTACCCGGTATCGGCGACTCACAGCGTGATGATCCTGCTGGAGCCGCTGACCGGTCCGCACGGTGGCATTGATGAGGTACAACGTCAGGTGATCCTCGGGGTGCGCGTGCCCAGGGTGCTGTTGGCGATGGGCGTCGGGGCGGCATTGGCCCTGTGCGGCGCGGCGCTGCAGGGCGTGTTTCGCAACCCATTGGTGGATCCGCATATTATCGGCGTCTCCTCCGGTGCGGCATTTGGCGGCACGCTGGCGATATTACTCAGCCTGCCGATGGTGGCGCTGTTGCTGTCTGCTTTCGTGTTCGGCATGGCGGCCCTGCTGCTGATTTTTGCCATTACCAGCGCCATTGCCCGGCGCAATATTCTGTCGCTGGTGCTGGCCGGCGTGATCCTCAGTGGCTTTTTCTCCGCCTGCGTCAGCCTGCTGCAATATCTGGCCGATACCGAAGAGAAACTGCCGAGCATCGTGTTCTGGTTGCTGGGCAGCTTCGCGACCGCCGACGATAACAAACTGTTGATGCTGTTCCTGCCGTTGCTGCTGGCCGGTGGGTTACTGATGGCGTTGCGCTGGCGTATTAATTTGTTGTCGCTGGGGGATGAGGACGCCGCAGGATTGGGCATCAATGTCGAACGAACCCGCTGGCTGATTTTGACGCTGTGTGCCGCCATTGTCGCGGCACAGGTGGCGGTCAGTGGCAGCATAGGCTGGGTCGGGTTGGTGATACCGCATGTTGCCCGGTTGCTGGTCGGCCCGGATCATCGTCGCCTGCTGCCTGCCTCTATGTGCCTTGGGGCGCTGTATATGGTGTTGATAGACGATTTGGCGCGTACCCTGAGCAGCAGCGAAATCCCATTGGGGATCCTGACTGCGCTGATTGGTGCGCCGCTGTTTGCGTTGCTGTTGCGCCGGGCGCAACTGAGAGGTTGGCATGGCTGA
- a CDS encoding iron-dicitrate transporter substrate-binding subunit, protein MLKRFPRLLLLFVLFSCAAQADRQVTDQLNRQVTLPDTITRAVVLQHQTLNLLVQLDALPQVIGVLSSWKKQLGPNYLRLAPGLANMPMPGDLTSVNIESLLSLHPQVVFVANYAPPEMIAQIERAGIPVVAISLRREAADQAGKMNPVLKDEDQAYNLGLQDGIRLIASVMGHQPQAEALIQDVFQQRALVTDRLRDLPEDQRVRVYMANPDLTTYGSGKYTGLMMQHAGALNVAAKEIKGFKQVSIEDVLKWNPAVIFVQERYPEVVKQILNSPQWQGIDAVKNKRVYLMPEYAKAWGYPMPEALALGELWMAKKLYSQRFSDVNLQQRVDAYYRQYYRSSCCQSEP, encoded by the coding sequence ATGTTGAAACGCTTCCCACGGCTGTTGCTGCTTTTTGTCCTTTTCTCTTGTGCCGCGCAGGCGGATCGTCAGGTGACCGACCAACTCAACCGACAGGTCACGCTGCCCGATACCATCACCCGCGCGGTGGTGTTGCAACACCAGACGCTGAACCTGCTGGTGCAGCTCGACGCTCTGCCGCAGGTGATTGGCGTGCTCAGCAGTTGGAAGAAGCAACTGGGCCCGAATTATCTGCGCCTGGCACCTGGGCTGGCGAACATGCCGATGCCGGGCGATCTTACCTCGGTAAATATCGAAAGTTTGCTTAGCCTGCATCCACAGGTGGTGTTTGTCGCCAACTATGCGCCGCCGGAAATGATTGCCCAGATTGAAAGGGCCGGTATCCCGGTGGTGGCCATTTCACTGCGCCGCGAGGCGGCGGATCAGGCGGGGAAAATGAACCCGGTGCTGAAAGATGAAGATCAGGCTTATAACCTGGGCTTACAGGATGGCATTCGCCTGATCGCCAGCGTAATGGGCCACCAGCCACAGGCCGAGGCGCTGATCCAGGACGTGTTCCAGCAGCGGGCGCTGGTGACGGACCGGCTGCGCGACCTGCCGGAGGATCAGCGGGTGCGGGTCTATATGGCTAACCCTGACTTAACCACCTACGGGTCGGGTAAATACACCGGGCTGATGATGCAGCATGCCGGGGCGCTCAACGTGGCGGCGAAGGAGATTAAAGGTTTTAAGCAGGTGTCGATTGAGGACGTGCTGAAGTGGAACCCGGCGGTGATTTTCGTACAGGAGCGCTACCCCGAGGTGGTAAAGCAAATCCTCAATTCACCGCAGTGGCAGGGGATTGATGCGGTGAAAAATAAGCGCGTCTATCTGATGCCGGAATACGCCAAGGCCTGGGGTTACCCGATGCCGGAAGCGCTGGCGCTGGGCGAATTATGGATGGCGAAAAAGCTTTATTCGCAGCGGTTCAGCGACGTTAATTTACAACAGCGGGTGGATGCATACTACCGGCAGTATTACCGCAGTAGCTGCTGCCAGAGTGAGCCATGA
- the bglX gene encoding Periplasmic beta-glucosidase precursor translates to MKWLCVVSMLSGLAISPVFAQESAVIQGVNAQQRDAFVSNLMKQMTLEEKIGQLRLISVGPDNPKEAIRDGISKGQIGAIFNTVTRPDIRAMQDQAMQLSRLKIPLFFAYDVVHGQRTVFPISLGLAASFDLEAIALSGRVSAQEASDDGLNMTFSPMVDITRDPRWGRVSEGFGEDTWLVSKIAKVMVDAYQNGDPSKPGSIMASVKHFALYGATEGGRDYNTVDMSPLRMYQDYLPPYKAAVDAGSGGVMVSLNSINGIPATANSWLLKDLLRDQWGFKGITISDHGAIKELIKHGVAADARDAVRLAITSGVDMSMSDEYYDQYLPGLVKDGLVSESDIDRACRDVLNTKYDMGLFKDPYTHFGPVGSDPQDTNAESRLHRAEARVVARKTMVLLKNDKQTLPLSKQATIALVGPMADSQRDVMGSWSAAGVIKQSVTLREGLERAVGDKAKILYAKGANVTQDKSIINYLNEYEPAVVFDTRSPQQMIDEAVQAAKKADVVVAVVGESQGMAHEASSRADITIPQSQRDLIAALKATGKPLVLVLMNGRPLALSWESQQADAMLETWYSGTEGGNAVADVLFGDYNPSGKLPMTFPRSVGQIPMYYNHLNTGRPFGKENPGKYTSRYFDSPNGPLYPFGYGLSYTSFSLSDLKLSSPTMARNGKVTASVTLKNTGKYDGATVVQLYLQDVTASVSRPVKELRNFKKVMLKAGQAQKVELPITEEDLKFYNASLKWGAEPGKFNVFVGLDSDDVQAQSFTLK, encoded by the coding sequence ATGAAATGGCTTTGTGTGGTGAGTATGTTGTCCGGTCTGGCCATCAGCCCGGTTTTTGCGCAGGAAAGCGCCGTGATCCAGGGCGTTAATGCCCAGCAGCGCGACGCCTTTGTCAGCAACCTGATGAAACAGATGACGCTGGAAGAAAAAATCGGCCAGCTGCGGTTAATCAGCGTCGGACCGGATAATCCGAAAGAGGCGATCCGCGACGGCATCAGCAAGGGGCAGATTGGCGCCATCTTCAATACCGTCACCCGGCCGGATATTCGCGCCATGCAGGATCAGGCGATGCAGCTCAGCCGCCTGAAAATTCCGTTGTTCTTTGCCTACGACGTGGTGCACGGCCAACGCACCGTGTTCCCGATCAGCCTTGGGCTGGCGGCCAGTTTTGATCTCGAAGCCATCGCTCTCAGTGGCCGGGTTTCTGCGCAGGAAGCCAGCGATGACGGCCTGAACATGACCTTCTCGCCGATGGTCGATATCACCCGCGACCCTCGCTGGGGCCGGGTTTCGGAAGGCTTCGGCGAAGATACCTGGCTGGTATCCAAAATTGCCAAAGTGATGGTGGATGCCTACCAGAATGGCGATCCGTCCAAGCCCGGCTCAATCATGGCCAGCGTGAAGCACTTCGCGCTGTACGGTGCCACCGAGGGCGGTCGCGATTACAATACCGTCGATATGAGTCCACTGAGAATGTACCAGGACTACCTGCCGCCTTATAAGGCCGCGGTTGACGCCGGCAGCGGTGGGGTGATGGTCTCGCTCAATTCGATAAACGGCATTCCGGCTACCGCTAACTCCTGGTTGCTGAAAGATTTGCTGCGCGACCAGTGGGGCTTCAAGGGCATCACCATCAGTGACCACGGTGCGATTAAAGAGTTGATCAAACACGGCGTGGCCGCAGACGCGCGCGATGCGGTACGCCTGGCGATCACCTCCGGTGTCGATATGAGCATGAGCGACGAATATTACGACCAATACCTGCCGGGGCTGGTGAAGGACGGGCTGGTATCGGAAAGTGACATCGACCGTGCCTGTCGCGACGTGCTGAATACCAAATATGATATGGGCCTGTTTAAAGACCCTTACACCCACTTTGGGCCGGTCGGTTCCGATCCGCAGGACACTAACGCCGAAAGCCGTTTGCATCGTGCTGAAGCGCGCGTAGTTGCGCGTAAAACCATGGTGCTGTTGAAGAATGACAAGCAGACGCTGCCGCTCAGCAAGCAGGCGACCATTGCGCTGGTCGGGCCGATGGCCGACAGCCAGCGTGATGTGATGGGCAGTTGGTCGGCGGCCGGGGTGATTAAACAGTCGGTCACCCTGCGCGAAGGGCTGGAACGTGCGGTGGGCGACAAGGCTAAAATCCTCTACGCCAAGGGCGCCAACGTCACTCAGGACAAGAGCATTATCAACTATCTGAATGAATATGAGCCGGCGGTAGTGTTTGATACCCGCTCGCCACAGCAGATGATTGACGAAGCGGTGCAGGCGGCGAAGAAAGCCGACGTAGTGGTGGCGGTGGTGGGGGAATCGCAGGGCATGGCACACGAGGCTTCCAGCCGCGCCGACATTACCATTCCACAAAGCCAACGTGATCTGATCGCCGCGCTGAAAGCAACCGGCAAACCGCTGGTGCTGGTGCTGATGAATGGCCGACCGTTGGCGCTGAGCTGGGAAAGTCAGCAGGCGGATGCGATGCTGGAAACCTGGTACAGCGGCACCGAGGGCGGCAATGCGGTGGCCGACGTACTGTTTGGCGACTACAACCCGTCGGGCAAGCTGCCGATGACCTTCCCGCGTTCGGTCGGGCAGATCCCGATGTACTACAACCACCTGAATACCGGCCGTCCGTTCGGCAAGGAAAACCCGGGTAAATATACCTCCCGCTACTTCGACTCACCGAACGGCCCGCTGTATCCGTTTGGTTATGGCCTGAGCTACACCAGCTTTAGCCTCTCGGATCTGAAACTCTCCAGCCCGACGATGGCGCGCAACGGCAAGGTCACCGCCAGCGTCACGCTCAAGAACACCGGTAAATATGATGGTGCCACCGTGGTGCAGTTGTATCTGCAGGACGTGACCGCTTCGGTCAGCCGCCCGGTGAAAGAGCTGCGTAACTTTAAAAAGGTGATGCTGAAAGCGGGGCAGGCGCAGAAGGTGGAGTTGCCTATTACCGAAGAGGATCTCAAGTTCTATAACGCCAGCCTGAAATGGGGCGCGGAACCGGGCAAGTTTAATGTGTTTGTCGGCCTGGATTCCGACGACGTACAGGCGCAGAGCTTTACGCTGAAGTAA
- the gcvA_2 gene encoding Gcv operon activator encodes MSLSLPSLDVLKTFVVVAQRLNFTHAAQSLHLTQGAVSRQILGLEQQLGYPLFSRRARGLTLTPQGTMLLVPVQQALGQLDEALARVGAQPGTLRIKCPTCAMRWVLPRIIRLQNERPEMHIELTASVSHGLDFGAEHFDAAVVFGQPQGKKLRVHHLFDEILTPVCTPSYLPDLSRPPTPADLADKTLLHPTRDRRDWLLWLKAVGQEALPSGKAQHFDTLDLAMSAALQGFGIAIGDLCLLEEDIQAQRIVTPFPLSVASGAAYYLVYPERAVVPQALTELVNFLSDEAAQSRSRLQNYRAASANSL; translated from the coding sequence ATGTCGTTATCCTTACCTTCGCTCGACGTGTTGAAAACCTTTGTGGTGGTGGCCCAGCGGCTTAATTTCACCCATGCCGCCCAGAGTCTGCATCTGACGCAGGGCGCCGTCAGTCGGCAGATCCTCGGGCTGGAACAGCAACTGGGTTACCCGTTGTTCAGCCGACGGGCGCGCGGCCTGACGCTCACCCCGCAGGGCACGATGCTGCTGGTGCCGGTACAGCAGGCGCTGGGGCAACTGGACGAGGCACTGGCTCGGGTTGGGGCGCAACCGGGCACTCTGCGCATCAAGTGCCCGACCTGCGCCATGCGTTGGGTGCTGCCGCGCATTATCCGGCTGCAAAATGAACGGCCGGAAATGCATATTGAGCTGACCGCCTCGGTGTCGCACGGGCTGGATTTTGGCGCCGAACATTTTGATGCCGCGGTGGTATTCGGTCAGCCACAGGGCAAAAAATTGCGGGTGCATCACCTGTTCGATGAAATTCTTACGCCGGTCTGCACGCCGTCTTACCTGCCCGACTTGTCACGTCCACCCACGCCGGCCGATTTGGCGGATAAAACCCTGCTGCACCCCACGCGCGATCGCCGCGACTGGTTGTTGTGGTTGAAGGCGGTGGGGCAGGAGGCGTTGCCATCCGGCAAGGCGCAGCATTTCGATACGCTGGATCTGGCGATGAGTGCCGCGCTGCAAGGCTTTGGCATCGCCATCGGCGACCTGTGTCTGCTGGAGGAAGATATCCAGGCGCAGCGTATCGTCACGCCGTTCCCGCTCAGCGTGGCCAGCGGCGCAGCCTATTATTTGGTCTATCCTGAACGGGCGGTGGTGCCGCAGGCATTAACCGAACTGGTCAATTTCCTCAGCGATGAAGCGGCGCAAAGCCGTAGCCGGCTGCAAAATTATCGAGCAGCCTCCGCTAACAGCTTGTAA
- the ybdL_1 gene encoding Methionine aminotransferase, with translation MQSACSHRSKLPDVGTTIFTVIGQLSAEHQALNLSQGAPNFACEPQLVEAVAQAMRNGHNQYAPMSGVAALRTALADKVERLYGARYDADEEITVIASASEGLYSAISALVHPGDEVIYFEPAFDSYAPIVRLQGATPVAIKLSLQDLHIDWDEVAAAINSKTRMIIVNSPHNPTGSVFGEHDIERLTALTRNTDIVILSDEVYEHVVFDGDIHHSMARHPQLAERSVIVSSFGKTYHVTGWRVGYCMAPAALMDEIRKVHQFMVFSADTPMQYAFAEALGNPQSYLGLADFYQQKRDLLASALQDSRFELLPSRGSFFMLARFSGFSNESDNDFAVRLIREAKVATIPLSAFYSDGTNTGIIRLSFAKDNETLLEGARRLCQV, from the coding sequence ATGCAGAGCGCCTGCTCACACCGCTCGAAGTTGCCGGACGTCGGCACCACTATTTTCACCGTTATCGGCCAGCTTAGCGCCGAACATCAGGCGTTGAACCTGTCGCAGGGCGCACCGAACTTCGCCTGTGAACCGCAGTTGGTTGAAGCGGTGGCGCAAGCCATGCGCAACGGTCATAACCAGTACGCACCGATGAGCGGCGTGGCGGCATTACGCACTGCACTGGCGGATAAAGTTGAACGTTTGTATGGCGCACGCTATGACGCCGACGAAGAAATCACGGTGATTGCCAGTGCCAGTGAAGGATTGTATTCCGCCATCAGCGCGCTGGTGCATCCGGGCGATGAGGTGATTTATTTCGAACCGGCGTTCGACAGCTATGCGCCGATTGTACGTCTGCAGGGGGCAACGCCGGTCGCCATCAAACTGTCGCTGCAGGATCTGCATATTGACTGGGACGAAGTCGCCGCCGCCATCAACAGCAAAACGCGGATGATCATCGTCAACAGTCCGCACAACCCGACCGGCAGCGTGTTTGGCGAGCATGACATCGAACGGCTGACCGCCCTGACGCGCAACACCGATATCGTCATCCTGTCCGACGAGGTTTATGAACACGTGGTGTTCGACGGCGATATCCACCACAGCATGGCGCGCCACCCACAGTTGGCAGAACGCAGCGTGATTGTGTCGTCGTTTGGCAAAACCTATCACGTGACCGGCTGGCGTGTCGGCTACTGCATGGCGCCGGCAGCGTTGATGGACGAGATCCGCAAGGTGCATCAGTTTATGGTGTTCTCCGCCGATACGCCGATGCAGTACGCCTTCGCCGAGGCGCTGGGCAATCCGCAAAGTTATCTGGGTCTGGCAGACTTCTATCAACAAAAGCGTGATTTACTGGCGAGCGCGCTGCAGGATTCGCGCTTTGAATTACTGCCCAGCCGTGGCAGTTTCTTTATGCTGGCCCGCTTTAGCGGTTTCAGTAACGAAAGCGACAACGATTTTGCGGTGCGCCTGATCCGCGAAGCCAAAGTTGCGACGATCCCGCTGTCGGCGTTTTACAGCGACGGCACCAACACCGGCATCATTCGACTGAGTTTTGCAAAAGACAATGAGACCCTGCTGGAAGGCGCACGCCGTCTGTGTCAGGTATAA
- the argT_1 gene encoding Lysine-arginine-ornithine-binding periplasmic protein precursor: MKSLKTLIAAGCLLAAGSTLAAENTLRFGLEALYPPFESKSASGKLEGFDIDLGNAVCAAAQLKCSWVETSFDSLIPALKARKFDAINSAMNVTDQRRQAIDFTDSIYQVPNRLIAKADSGLLPNATSLAGKHVGVLQGSIQETYAKAHWAPQGVDVVSYQDQNQAYLDLTAGRLDATLVMAPSGQSGFLAHPDGKGFAFVGDAVSDDKILGEGIAFGLRKGDDALKKKLNEAIVKVKQQGTVSELAKKYFGDIDVTVK, from the coding sequence ATGAAATCACTGAAAACGTTGATCGCCGCAGGCTGCCTGCTGGCCGCCGGTTCCACGCTGGCGGCGGAAAACACCTTGCGCTTCGGGCTGGAAGCGCTGTACCCACCGTTCGAATCCAAATCGGCCAGCGGCAAGCTGGAAGGTTTTGATATCGATCTGGGCAACGCGGTGTGTGCCGCCGCCCAGTTAAAATGCAGTTGGGTCGAGACCTCGTTCGACAGCCTGATCCCGGCGCTGAAGGCGCGCAAGTTCGACGCCATCAATTCGGCGATGAACGTCACCGACCAGCGTCGTCAGGCAATAGACTTTACCGATTCAATCTATCAGGTACCAAATCGCCTGATCGCCAAGGCCGACAGCGGTCTGCTGCCAAACGCCACCTCGCTGGCGGGCAAGCATGTCGGCGTGCTGCAAGGCTCGATTCAGGAAACCTACGCCAAGGCCCACTGGGCGCCGCAGGGTGTGGACGTGGTGTCCTATCAGGATCAGAACCAGGCTTATCTTGACCTGACCGCCGGGCGGCTCGACGCAACGCTGGTCATGGCACCGTCGGGCCAAAGCGGTTTCCTGGCGCACCCGGACGGTAAGGGTTTCGCCTTTGTCGGCGATGCGGTCAGCGACGACAAAATTCTCGGTGAGGGCATTGCCTTCGGCCTGCGTAAGGGTGATGACGCGCTGAAGAAAAAACTGAATGAGGCGATCGTCAAAGTGAAGCAGCAAGGCACCGTGAGCGAGCTGGCGAAGAAGTATTTTGGCGATATTGACGTGACGGTGAAGTAA
- the ddlA gene encoding D-alanine--D-alanine ligase A, with the protein MSKLRVGVIFGGKSAEHEVSLQSAKNIVDAIDKEKFDVTLLGIDKQGQWHINDASNYLLNAENPALIALNRSNKNVALIPGQEKQQLIESGSQGALGQLDVIFPIVHGTLGEDGSLQGLLRMANLPFVGAGVLGSAVSMDKDVTKRLLRDAGLAIAPFVTLTRSNRAKFDFEQLSERLGLPLFVKPANQGSSVGVSKVQDRAGFEAAVALAFSFDHKVLVESAIVGREIECAVLGNDEPQASLCGEIVLSDAFYSYDTKYINEQGAQVIVPAAIEPEVSDKIRDVALKAFRALECFGLARVDVFLTPDNNVVINEINTLPGFTNISMYPKLWAASGVSYSQLITRLIELAMERHQQDRALNSSVFDR; encoded by the coding sequence GTGAGCAAATTACGTGTTGGGGTGATCTTTGGCGGTAAATCGGCGGAGCATGAAGTTTCGCTGCAGTCGGCAAAAAATATTGTGGATGCAATCGACAAAGAGAAGTTTGACGTCACGCTGCTGGGGATCGACAAGCAGGGGCAATGGCACATTAACGATGCGTCCAATTACCTGCTGAATGCGGAAAACCCGGCGCTGATCGCGCTGAACCGCTCAAATAAAAATGTGGCGCTGATCCCCGGTCAGGAGAAACAGCAGCTGATCGAGTCGGGCAGCCAGGGCGCACTGGGCCAGTTGGATGTGATATTCCCGATCGTACACGGCACATTGGGTGAGGACGGTTCGCTGCAGGGGCTGTTGCGAATGGCTAATCTGCCGTTCGTCGGTGCCGGCGTGTTGGGTTCGGCGGTCAGCATGGATAAAGACGTGACCAAACGCCTGCTGCGTGATGCCGGGCTGGCGATAGCGCCGTTTGTGACGCTGACCCGCAGCAATCGCGCCAAATTCGATTTTGAGCAGCTTAGCGAACGTCTGGGGCTGCCGCTGTTTGTTAAACCGGCCAACCAGGGCTCTTCGGTAGGCGTCAGCAAGGTACAGGACCGCGCCGGTTTTGAGGCTGCGGTGGCGCTGGCGTTCAGCTTCGATCATAAGGTGCTGGTGGAGTCGGCGATTGTCGGCCGTGAGATTGAATGCGCGGTATTGGGCAACGACGAACCCCAGGCCAGCCTGTGTGGCGAAATCGTGCTGAGTGACGCCTTCTATTCCTACGACACCAAATACATCAATGAGCAGGGCGCTCAGGTGATAGTGCCGGCGGCGATTGAGCCGGAGGTGAGCGATAAAATCCGTGACGTGGCGCTAAAAGCCTTTCGGGCGCTGGAGTGTTTCGGGCTGGCGCGCGTCGATGTATTTCTGACGCCGGACAACAACGTGGTGATCAACGAAATCAACACGCTGCCAGGCTTTACCAATATCAGCATGTATCCCAAACTGTGGGCCGCCAGCGGTGTCAGCTACAGCCAATTGATCACTCGCCTGATTGAGCTGGCGATGGAACGCCATCAGCAGGATCGCGCTTTGAACAGCTCGGTGTTTGACCGGTAA
- a CDS encoding Protein of uncharacterised function (DUF3423): MGIVKISDALHDDLRLASLTMTRSINAQAEYWIKIGMLAEFHPELTYPQLVKKMMKDNALTLKEIVG, translated from the coding sequence ATGGGCATTGTGAAAATTTCTGACGCGCTGCATGACGATCTGCGCCTCGCCAGCCTGACGATGACGCGTTCGATCAACGCGCAGGCGGAATACTGGATCAAGATTGGTATGTTGGCGGAGTTCCATCCGGAACTGACCTATCCCCAACTGGTAAAAAAAATGATGAAAGATAACGCGCTGACGTTGAAGGAGATTGTCGGGTGA
- the map_1 gene encoding Methionine aminopeptidase — protein MKEIVIKTPEQIAKMRHSGALLAQVFAMLDQVIVEGISTMEINDRAEAFIVNELKSRPASKGQYDFPYVLNTSIDDVICHGIPSVSKILRSGMIVNVDITLENDGYIADSSKMYCIGQTTPVAKRLVNNVYESLWQGIRAVKPGATLGDIGHAIQQHAEQAGYSIVREYCGHGIGRDMHEEPAVLHFGQPGTGMVLQEGMVFTIEPMINQGDHRIKQKKDGWTVVTRDKKLSAQWEHTVAVTADGVEILTLRDEERQAGFAERY, from the coding sequence GTGAAAGAGATTGTGATCAAAACGCCGGAACAGATTGCCAAAATGCGTCACTCTGGCGCCCTGCTGGCGCAGGTGTTTGCTATGCTCGATCAGGTGATTGTCGAGGGCATCTCCACTATGGAGATCAACGACCGCGCCGAGGCCTTTATTGTCAATGAGCTGAAATCGCGCCCGGCCAGCAAAGGGCAGTACGATTTTCCTTATGTGCTCAATACGTCGATCGACGACGTTATCTGCCACGGCATTCCGTCGGTCAGCAAAATCTTGCGTTCCGGCATGATTGTTAACGTCGATATTACGCTGGAAAACGACGGCTACATTGCCGACTCCAGCAAGATGTACTGCATCGGCCAGACCACGCCGGTCGCCAAACGCCTGGTGAACAACGTGTATGAGTCGTTGTGGCAAGGCATCCGGGCAGTAAAACCGGGGGCGACGCTGGGTGATATCGGCCATGCAATTCAGCAGCACGCCGAACAGGCCGGCTACAGTATTGTGCGTGAGTACTGCGGTCACGGTATCGGCCGGGATATGCACGAAGAGCCGGCGGTGCTGCACTTTGGCCAACCGGGAACCGGTATGGTGTTGCAGGAAGGCATGGTGTTTACCATCGAACCGATGATTAACCAGGGCGACCACCGGATTAAACAGAAGAAAGACGGTTGGACGGTGGTAACGCGCGACAAGAAACTTTCGGCCCAATGGGAACACACCGTGGCAGTCACCGCCGACGGCGTGGAGATCCTGACGCTGCGGGACGAAGAACGCCAGGCCGGTTTTGCAGAGCGTTATTAA